The Phycisphaeraceae bacterium genome has a window encoding:
- the thpR gene encoding RNA 2',3'-cyclic phosphodiesterase: MSRPIANQRLFVAVYPPPDAARSMRNALRKLTLPAHRETPMEQIHLTALFLGDTPAAEMDSVLESIERSVAGLKPFTLAPRRLIALPQQGPARLIACETDAPPDLMEIHRRLAHRLARNVRDRDVERFLPHFTLCRFRSPSRLSDVGPGRAIEPFHVDQVRLMRSVLRPDGAEHVEVRTFPIG, from the coding sequence ATGTCGCGTCCCATCGCCAACCAGCGTCTGTTCGTGGCGGTCTACCCGCCTCCCGACGCGGCCCGCTCGATGCGCAACGCCCTGCGCAAGCTCACGCTGCCGGCTCACCGCGAGACGCCGATGGAGCAGATTCACCTGACGGCGCTGTTTCTCGGCGACACGCCCGCGGCGGAGATGGACAGCGTGCTGGAATCCATCGAACGCAGCGTGGCGGGGCTCAAGCCCTTCACGCTCGCGCCGCGGCGGCTGATCGCCCTGCCCCAGCAGGGTCCGGCTCGGCTGATCGCCTGCGAGACGGACGCGCCGCCCGACCTGATGGAGATTCACCGCCGGCTGGCCCACCGGCTGGCCCGCAACGTGCGCGACCGTGACGTGGAACGATTCCTGCCCCACTTCACGCTCTGCCGCTTCCGTTCGCCATCGCGGTTGAGCGACGTCGGCCCGGGCCGCGCCATCGAGCCGTTCCACGTGGACCAGGTGCGCCTCATGCGCAGCGTGCTCAGGCCCGACGGCGCGGAGCACGTGGAGGTGCGGACGTTTCCCATCGGTTGA
- a CDS encoding 4-hydroxy-tetrahydrodipicolinate synthase, which produces MDFRGAFTAIVTPFSADGRFIDFDRLEANIRHQAEGGVRGVVPCGTTGESPTLSDDEQRAVIEKAVEVGRPLGLMIVAGAGSNNTAHAIEMHRFAKQAGADASLQVNPYYNKPSQEGLYRHFMAIADSAALPIMLYNIPGRTGVALNPDTVARLSKHPNIRAVKEATGSMDSASEIIEKSTNMQLLSGDDSMTLPFASVGGVGVVSVVSNILPDKVSALCAAFNAPGGGDWKKARSLHYELFAVSRGLLSLDTNPIPIKTAMKILGRDTGALRLPMCPPGEAVAARIRALLESAGIREQQAA; this is translated from the coding sequence ATTGACTTCCGCGGCGCGTTCACGGCCATCGTCACTCCCTTCTCCGCCGACGGGCGATTCATCGACTTCGACCGGCTGGAAGCCAACATTCGTCACCAGGCCGAGGGCGGCGTGCGTGGCGTCGTCCCGTGCGGCACCACGGGCGAGTCGCCCACGCTCTCGGATGACGAACAGCGGGCCGTCATCGAGAAGGCCGTCGAGGTCGGCAGGCCGCTGGGGCTGATGATCGTGGCTGGCGCGGGATCGAACAACACCGCCCACGCCATCGAGATGCACCGCTTCGCCAAGCAGGCCGGGGCGGACGCCTCGCTCCAGGTCAACCCGTACTACAACAAGCCCTCGCAGGAGGGTCTGTACCGGCACTTCATGGCCATCGCCGATTCCGCCGCGCTGCCGATCATGCTCTACAACATCCCGGGCCGCACCGGCGTGGCGCTCAACCCGGACACGGTGGCGCGGCTGTCGAAGCATCCCAACATCCGCGCGGTGAAGGAAGCCACCGGCTCGATGGACTCAGCCAGCGAGATCATCGAGAAGTCCACCAACATGCAGCTGCTCTCGGGCGACGACTCGATGACCCTGCCCTTCGCCAGCGTGGGAGGCGTGGGCGTGGTGTCGGTGGTGTCGAACATCCTGCCGGACAAGGTGAGCGCGCTCTGCGCCGCGTTCAACGCCCCCGGCGGAGGCGACTGGAAGAAGGCCCGCTCGCTGCACTACGAACTGTTCGCCGTCAGCCGCGGGCTGCTCTCGCTGGACACGAACCCGATTCCGATCAAGACCGCCATGAAGATTCTGGGCCGCGACACCGGCGCGCTGCGCCTGCCCATGTGCCCGCCGGGCGAGGCGGTGGCGGCGAGGATCCGGGCCCTGCTGGAATCCGCGGGGATTCGTGAGCAGCAGGCGGCCTGA
- a CDS encoding HU family DNA-binding protein has translation MNKGELIEAVAAELGESKAQASRAVEAIIKAISTGVKKDDAVTIVGFGTFQKKTRAARTGRNPATGEPMKIKATKTVGFKPSPSLKSSL, from the coding sequence ATGAACAAGGGCGAGTTGATTGAGGCCGTCGCCGCCGAACTGGGCGAATCCAAGGCGCAGGCGTCGCGGGCCGTGGAGGCGATCATCAAGGCCATCTCCACCGGCGTGAAGAAGGACGACGCGGTGACCATTGTCGGCTTCGGCACGTTTCAGAAGAAGACGCGGGCCGCGCGCACGGGGCGCAACCCGGCCACCGGCGAGCCGATGAAGATCAAGGCCACCAAGACGGTGGGGTTCAAGCCCAGCCCGTCGCTCAAGAGCTCGCTCTGA
- the eno gene encoding phosphopyruvate hydratase encodes MSFEIEMIHARQVLDSRGNPTVECDVTLLGGAIGRAAVPSGASTGENEAVELRDGDKKVYLGKGVLKAVKHINEQIAPELIGVDARGQEQIDAVMLAMDGTPNKSKLGANAILAVSLATAKAAALATQQPLYRYLGGVSARTLPAPMLNILNGGKHADNTVDFQEFMIQPWGFDDFAAALRAGVEIYHALRGVLHDKGLSTAVGDEGGFAPNLKSNEEALQLIEQAVRKTGYSWGEQIVVTLDPATSELANEARKKGKEGYCFFKSDPSRVASSDEMIDLWAGWCAKYPIRSIEDGLAEDDWTGWAKLTARLGDKVQLVGDDLFVTNPKFLARGLREKCGNAILVKVNQIGTLSETMEAVDLARRHSFGAVMSHRSGETEDATIADIAVATNCGQIKTGAPCRSDRNAKYNQLIRIAEELGDRGVYGGRGRG; translated from the coding sequence ATGTCTTTCGAGATCGAGATGATTCACGCCCGCCAGGTGCTGGACTCGCGGGGCAACCCCACGGTGGAATGCGACGTGACGCTGCTGGGCGGGGCCATCGGTCGGGCGGCGGTGCCATCCGGCGCCAGCACGGGCGAAAACGAAGCCGTCGAACTGCGCGATGGCGACAAGAAGGTCTATCTCGGCAAGGGCGTGCTCAAGGCGGTCAAGCACATCAACGAGCAGATCGCGCCGGAACTGATCGGCGTGGACGCCCGCGGACAGGAGCAGATCGACGCCGTGATGCTGGCCATGGACGGCACGCCCAACAAGTCGAAACTGGGCGCCAACGCCATTCTGGCGGTGTCGCTGGCGACGGCCAAGGCCGCCGCGCTGGCCACGCAGCAGCCGCTGTATCGCTACCTTGGCGGGGTGTCGGCCCGCACGCTGCCCGCACCAATGCTCAACATCCTCAACGGGGGCAAGCACGCCGACAACACGGTGGACTTCCAGGAGTTCATGATCCAGCCGTGGGGCTTTGATGACTTCGCCGCCGCCCTTCGCGCCGGCGTGGAGATCTACCACGCACTCCGCGGCGTGCTGCACGACAAAGGGCTTTCGACGGCGGTCGGAGATGAAGGCGGCTTCGCGCCCAACCTCAAGAGCAACGAGGAGGCGCTGCAACTCATCGAGCAGGCCGTCAGGAAGACCGGCTACTCGTGGGGCGAGCAGATCGTCGTCACGCTCGACCCCGCCACCAGCGAACTGGCCAACGAGGCGCGAAAGAAGGGCAAAGAGGGCTACTGCTTCTTCAAGAGCGATCCGTCGCGCGTCGCAAGCAGCGATGAGATGATCGACCTGTGGGCGGGGTGGTGCGCCAAGTACCCGATCCGCTCGATCGAGGATGGTCTGGCCGAGGATGACTGGACCGGCTGGGCGAAACTCACCGCGCGGCTGGGCGACAAGGTCCAACTGGTGGGCGACGACCTGTTCGTCACCAATCCCAAGTTCCTGGCGCGCGGCCTGCGTGAGAAGTGCGGCAACGCGATTCTCGTCAAGGTCAACCAGATCGGCACGCTGAGCGAGACGATGGAGGCGGTGGACCTGGCCCGCCGCCACTCATTCGGCGCGGTCATGAGCCACCGTTCGGGCGAGACGGAGGACGCCACCATCGCCGACATCGCCGTGGCGACGAACTGCGGCCAGATCAAGACCGGCGCCCCCTGCCGCAGCGACCGCAACGCCAAGTACAACCAGTTGATCCGCATCGCGGAGGAACTGGGGGACCGGGGGGTGTATGGGGGGCGGGGCCGCGGCTGA
- the phoU gene encoding phosphate signaling complex protein PhoU: MSDFQRNLARLKNDIVVQAQRVQELFLRGVECFFDNDVAKAEQVIEGDRVIDRADVEIERACIPLLGMGETDEYNIRSVLTIVKVNNELERIADCAVNVAEAVKQGDGSNVPIPPTFRVMANSVVGMIRDTNRALASRDVRTAESVLEFDDTVDRFKREILLDAQKRVAAGTFPVDFAFRLHAVTKSIERAADHCTNICEQVIYLETGRIVRHLASGWTDPENPELL; this comes from the coding sequence GTGAGCGATTTTCAACGCAATCTGGCCCGGCTGAAGAACGACATCGTCGTGCAGGCCCAGCGCGTGCAGGAGCTTTTCCTGCGGGGCGTGGAGTGCTTCTTCGACAACGATGTCGCCAAGGCCGAGCAGGTCATCGAGGGCGACCGCGTCATCGACCGTGCGGACGTGGAGATCGAGCGGGCCTGCATCCCCCTGCTGGGCATGGGCGAGACGGACGAGTACAACATCCGCTCGGTCCTCACCATCGTGAAGGTGAACAACGAGCTGGAGCGCATCGCCGACTGCGCCGTGAACGTCGCCGAGGCGGTCAAGCAAGGCGACGGCAGCAACGTGCCCATCCCCCCCACCTTCCGCGTGATGGCCAACAGCGTCGTGGGCATGATCCGCGACACCAACCGAGCCCTGGCCTCGCGCGACGTGCGCACCGCCGAGTCGGTGCTCGAGTTCGACGACACCGTGGACCGCTTCAAGCGGGAGATTCTTCTCGACGCCCAGAAGCGCGTGGCGGCGGGCACGTTTCCCGTTGACTTCGCCTTCCGGCTCCACGCCGTCACCAAGTCGATCGAACGGGCCGCGGATCACTGCACCAACATCTGCGAGCAGGTGATCTACCTGGAGACGGGACGCATCGTCCGCCACCTCGCCAGCGGCTGGACCGATCCGGAGAATCCGGAACTGCTGTGA
- a CDS encoding UDPGP type 1 family protein, with the protein MTDRLSDRLSMVRQSLAAHGQEHLLAFADRIAPHEREQLLDQIEALDLDEIDRLIADYVLRRPETPIPPDLSPASYYPNNPSSPARSYDAAQYAAVGEGIVRQGKVAAFTVAGGQGTRLGWNGPKGTFPASAVTGKPLFRIFAEQILANQRKYGVTIPWYIMTSPINDAATRAFFADNNNFGLQRRDIFMFPQGVMPSFDAATGRMLLASRHELAVNPDGHGGSLRALRDSGAIEDMAARGIEHISYFQVDNPLVRIVDPLFLGLHAAAPDSSAEMSSKMLPKVSPDEKVGVFCTSGGKTMVIEYSDLPADLARQTDAAGQLRFLAGSIAIHLMSVAFVDRLTKKGRFALPWHRADKKVPHVDPVTGQAVNPEKPNAVKLEAFVFDAIPLAESSIVYETDRIEEFAPIKNAEGVDSARSSRAIQSERNARWLEKRGVAIPRDAAGRVNATIEISPLTALSAEELPAADLPRAVRAGEEVVL; encoded by the coding sequence ATGACTGATCGACTCTCGGATCGACTCTCGATGGTTCGCCAGTCGCTCGCCGCCCACGGGCAGGAGCACCTGCTGGCCTTCGCCGACCGCATTGCTCCGCACGAGCGTGAGCAGTTGCTCGACCAGATCGAGGCGCTCGATCTCGATGAGATCGACCGTCTCATCGCCGACTACGTGCTCAGGCGTCCCGAGACGCCCATCCCGCCGGACCTCTCGCCCGCGTCGTACTACCCCAACAATCCGTCCTCTCCCGCACGCTCGTATGACGCGGCGCAGTACGCCGCCGTCGGCGAGGGGATCGTCCGCCAGGGCAAGGTCGCGGCATTCACCGTCGCGGGCGGGCAGGGCACGCGGCTGGGGTGGAACGGCCCCAAGGGCACCTTTCCCGCGTCGGCCGTCACCGGCAAGCCGCTCTTCCGGATCTTCGCCGAGCAGATTCTCGCCAACCAGCGGAAGTACGGCGTCACGATCCCCTGGTACATCATGACCAGCCCGATCAACGACGCCGCCACCCGCGCGTTCTTCGCCGACAACAACAACTTCGGGCTTCAGCGCCGCGACATCTTCATGTTCCCGCAGGGGGTGATGCCTTCCTTCGACGCCGCCACCGGGCGGATGCTGCTGGCATCGAGGCACGAGCTGGCCGTCAACCCGGATGGGCACGGCGGGTCGCTGCGCGCCTTGCGCGACAGCGGCGCCATCGAGGACATGGCCGCGCGAGGCATCGAGCACATCTCCTACTTCCAGGTGGATAACCCGCTGGTGCGCATCGTCGATCCGCTCTTTCTCGGGCTGCACGCCGCCGCGCCGGATTCCTCCGCCGAGATGTCCAGCAAAATGCTGCCCAAGGTGAGCCCGGATGAAAAGGTCGGCGTGTTCTGCACGTCCGGGGGCAAGACGATGGTCATCGAGTACTCCGATCTGCCCGCCGACCTGGCGCGGCAGACCGACGCCGCCGGGCAGCTGCGCTTCCTGGCCGGGTCGATCGCCATTCACCTCATGTCGGTGGCGTTCGTCGATCGCCTCACGAAGAAGGGCCGGTTCGCTCTCCCCTGGCACCGGGCGGACAAGAAGGTGCCGCACGTGGACCCCGTCACGGGCCAGGCCGTGAACCCCGAGAAGCCCAACGCGGTGAAGCTGGAGGCCTTCGTCTTCGACGCCATTCCGCTGGCCGAATCGTCGATCGTGTACGAGACCGACCGCATCGAGGAGTTCGCGCCGATCAAGAACGCCGAGGGGGTGGATTCCGCCCGCTCCAGCCGCGCGATTCAGTCGGAGCGCAACGCCCGCTGGCTGGAGAAGCGGGGCGTGGCCATCCCGCGCGACGCCGCGGGTCGGGTCAATGCCACCATCGAGATCAGCCCGCTGACGGCTCTGTCGGCCGAGGAACTGCCCGCCGCCGACCTGCCCCGGGCCGTGCGCGCGGGGGAGGAAGTGGTTTTGTAG
- a CDS encoding DUF952 domain-containing protein gives MHTLVHLVLPEEPGPEHIRDGCYHPPGAGADALTLCAASVDQVFEIAAHRFTHHPSLVVWSIDADRLSRPVVMRPLADRPAEVRPHLQGAIELSAVVDRRHIVRRAGRWRWET, from the coding sequence ATGCACACGCTTGTTCATCTGGTGCTTCCCGAGGAGCCGGGACCGGAGCACATCCGTGACGGCTGCTATCACCCACCCGGCGCCGGAGCGGACGCCCTGACCCTCTGCGCCGCCAGCGTCGATCAGGTGTTCGAGATCGCCGCCCATCGCTTCACGCACCACCCCTCGCTGGTGGTCTGGTCGATCGACGCGGATCGGCTGAGCCGGCCCGTGGTGATGCGTCCGCTGGCTGACCGTCCGGCGGAGGTGCGGCCGCATCTGCAGGGCGCGATCGAACTGAGCGCGGTGGTGGACCGGCGTCACATCGTCCGACGCGCCGGACGGTGGCGCTGGGAGACCTGA
- a CDS encoding pyridoxine 5'-phosphate synthase: MDTASEPLIELGVNIDHVATVRQARRTYEPDPVWAAVEAHLGGADGITVHLREDRRHIHDDDVRRLAELVHIKLNLEMAATQEMVDFACAIKPQLAMLVPESRQEVTTEGGLDVAGQQPRMKDVVARLEQHGIIVSAFIDADARQVEAARACGFRVCEIHTGPYANTFWRQGRDPESPAVQAELRKVREAGELIRQAGLRFNAGHGLNYYNVQPIAALPGVRELHIGHSIVSRAVIVGMRQAVAEMKRLMREAATASLRARLLTG; encoded by the coding sequence ATCGACACCGCCAGCGAGCCGCTCATCGAACTCGGCGTCAACATTGACCACGTCGCCACCGTGCGACAGGCGCGTCGGACGTACGAGCCCGACCCCGTGTGGGCGGCGGTGGAAGCCCATCTGGGCGGGGCGGACGGCATCACCGTCCACCTGCGCGAGGATCGGCGTCACATCCACGATGACGACGTGCGGCGGCTGGCGGAACTCGTCCACATCAAGCTCAACCTGGAGATGGCCGCGACGCAGGAGATGGTGGACTTCGCCTGCGCCATCAAGCCGCAGCTCGCCATGCTGGTGCCAGAGAGCCGGCAGGAAGTGACCACCGAAGGCGGGCTGGACGTGGCGGGCCAGCAGCCGCGGATGAAGGACGTGGTCGCCCGGCTCGAGCAGCACGGCATCATCGTGAGCGCGTTCATCGACGCCGACGCCCGGCAGGTGGAGGCGGCGCGGGCGTGCGGCTTCCGCGTGTGCGAGATCCACACCGGCCCCTACGCCAACACCTTCTGGCGACAGGGACGCGACCCCGAAAGCCCCGCCGTCCAGGCCGAGCTGCGCAAGGTGCGCGAGGCGGGGGAACTCATCCGACAGGCGGGTCTGCGATTCAACGCCGGGCACGGGCTGAACTACTACAACGTCCAGCCGATCGCGGCGCTTCCGGGAGTGCGCGAACTGCATATCGGCCACTCCATCGTCAGCCGCGCGGTCATCGTGGGCATGCGGCAGGCGGTGGCGGAGATGAAACGGCTGATGCGAGAGGCGGCGACGGCGTCGCTGCGGGCGCGGCTTCTGACCGGATGA
- a CDS encoding DedA family protein: protein MTGNPLALLRTTLTAAAFIALFGLLFALLGGLTGAGLAGGNGAEAAANGDGFIIDPRILQAVETYGPFAVLFLLVMPLMGEDVIIIPAGFLIGQGHLPWLSTYFCAWLGALISDGMWYVICYRYGTPLLHKRWFKRLAHPRRLLQAKHQIEERGAWLIVTARFVPGSRTSTMIVAGLMHLSPWKFLLANGTLLFVTVGLQLGFGWMVSHHIVGSAKGLTLIMALIGLIAVLLIGAFLLNWWVSSRGTPRRVPRSKARWLKRFRKPRGRAKPQVSA, encoded by the coding sequence GTGACCGGGAACCCTCTGGCTTTGCTCCGCACCACGCTGACCGCCGCAGCGTTCATCGCGCTGTTCGGCCTGCTCTTCGCCCTTCTGGGCGGGCTGACCGGAGCGGGCCTGGCCGGTGGCAACGGGGCGGAAGCGGCGGCCAACGGTGACGGCTTCATCATCGACCCGCGCATCCTGCAGGCGGTGGAGACCTACGGCCCCTTCGCCGTGCTCTTTCTGCTGGTGATGCCGCTGATGGGGGAGGATGTGATCATCATCCCCGCGGGGTTTCTGATCGGGCAGGGGCACCTGCCGTGGCTGAGCACGTACTTCTGCGCCTGGCTGGGGGCGCTCATCTCCGACGGCATGTGGTACGTGATCTGCTATCGCTACGGCACGCCGCTGCTGCACAAGCGCTGGTTCAAGCGGCTGGCCCATCCGCGGCGTCTGCTGCAGGCGAAGCACCAGATCGAGGAGCGCGGGGCGTGGCTGATCGTGACCGCGCGCTTCGTGCCCGGCAGCCGCACCAGCACGATGATCGTCGCGGGGCTGATGCACCTGTCGCCGTGGAAGTTCCTGCTGGCCAACGGCACGCTGCTGTTCGTGACGGTGGGGCTGCAACTGGGGTTCGGATGGATGGTGTCGCACCACATCGTGGGCAGCGCCAAGGGGCTGACGCTGATCATGGCCCTCATCGGGCTGATCGCGGTGCTGCTGATCGGGGCGTTCCTGCTCAACTGGTGGGTGAGCAGCCGGGGCACGCCGCGGCGCGTGCCCCGCTCGAAGGCGCGGTGGCTCAAGCGCTTCCGCAAGCCGCGCGGCCGGGCCAAGCCGCAGGTCAGCGCGTAG
- a CDS encoding glycerate kinase translates to MSRSRIILAPDTFKGTLSAPEVAAAMERGVRRALMEGAGRFVDRTVDPAADSQVVPLPIGDGGEGTLDILLRGAAARGDGSAATHHRRVTGPLGQLVEATWAVLPDGRAYIELAQTAGLTLTPQSARDPMRATTYGVGELILAAIGAGCRRLIVGVGGSATVDGGTGLAQALGFRFIDRAGRLIDQPMCGGRLLDITRIEPPRSPLPDITIEVACDVTNPLLGPHGAARVYGPQKGATAEQVEQLERGLAHLASIAGGDPAAKHAGAAGGTAYGLATFLNATLRSGIDLVLDLLRFDEHAASARLVLTGEGRLDGQSRFGKAALGVAARAGRHGVPTIAIVGSLGPGWEECVDADPHRGRLVDVISLAERFSEREALTNTAALIERAAAEAMCGYVDRS, encoded by the coding sequence GTGTCAAGATCGCGCATCATCCTGGCGCCGGACACCTTCAAGGGCACGCTTTCAGCCCCGGAAGTCGCCGCGGCGATGGAGCGGGGCGTTCGCCGCGCCCTGATGGAGGGCGCCGGTCGGTTCGTCGATCGCACCGTGGACCCCGCGGCGGATTCCCAGGTCGTGCCCCTGCCCATCGGCGACGGGGGCGAGGGCACGCTGGACATCCTGCTGCGCGGCGCCGCGGCGCGCGGGGATGGCTCGGCGGCAACCCACCATCGGCGCGTCACCGGCCCGCTCGGGCAGCTGGTCGAGGCGACGTGGGCCGTGCTGCCCGACGGCCGGGCGTACATCGAGTTGGCTCAGACCGCGGGGTTGACCCTTACCCCCCAGTCCGCCCGCGACCCGATGCGGGCAACCACCTACGGCGTGGGTGAACTGATCCTCGCCGCGATTGGCGCGGGTTGCCGCCGCCTCATCGTCGGCGTGGGAGGCAGCGCGACCGTGGATGGCGGAACCGGCCTCGCCCAAGCCCTCGGATTCCGCTTCATCGACCGTGCCGGACGCTTGATCGACCAGCCGATGTGCGGCGGGCGTCTGCTGGACATCACCCGCATCGAACCGCCGCGCTCACCACTGCCCGATATCACCATCGAGGTCGCCTGCGACGTAACCAACCCGCTCCTTGGCCCGCATGGGGCGGCGCGGGTCTATGGGCCGCAGAAGGGCGCGACCGCCGAGCAGGTGGAGCAACTGGAACGGGGGCTGGCCCACCTGGCGTCGATCGCGGGCGGCGACCCGGCGGCGAAACACGCCGGGGCGGCGGGAGGCACGGCGTACGGGCTGGCGACCTTCCTGAACGCGACGCTGCGGTCCGGCATCGACCTGGTCCTCGACCTGCTGCGATTCGATGAGCACGCCGCGTCGGCCCGGCTGGTTCTTACCGGCGAAGGGCGGCTGGACGGCCAGTCCCGCTTCGGCAAGGCGGCGCTGGGCGTGGCCGCCAGAGCGGGCCGGCACGGTGTTCCGACCATCGCAATCGTCGGCTCGCTCGGGCCGGGGTGGGAGGAGTGCGTGGATGCTGATCCGCATCGCGGGCGACTGGTCGATGTCATCTCACTCGCGGAACGATTCAGCGAGCGCGAGGCGCTGACCAATACAGCCGCGCTGATCGAACGCGCCGCGGCGGAGGCGATGTGCGGGTACGTCGATCGAAGTTGA
- a CDS encoding AAA family ATPase, translating into MDNGSSKPSRIGRLVLENWRNFRQVDAQLQRRTFLVGPNASGKSNLLDALRFLRHLVRVGGGFQDALASRGGVSRLRCLAARRHPDIRIHVGILGDDGTEAWTYELAFGQDNLRRGKIQRERITRHGTVILDRPDSDDQADPERLTQTRIEQVQANQEFREIAAFFGSIQYRHLVPQLVREPDRSVGRRDDPFGGDFLEQIAATSSKTRDSRLRRIGQALRIAVPQLKELELTRDSRGVPHLRGKYEHWRPKGSWQFEEDFSDGTLRLLGLLWSILDRSGPLLLEEPELSLHSGIVRLLPQLFARVQKRSGRQIVISTHSPELFQDSGVGLDEVLLLTPSSEGTQVRNATEVRDIGELLAGGVSLADAIMPHTRPRGVEQLTLWDG; encoded by the coding sequence ATGGACAACGGGTCGTCGAAACCATCGCGGATCGGGCGCCTGGTGCTCGAGAACTGGCGAAATTTCCGCCAGGTTGACGCTCAGTTGCAGCGGCGCACGTTTCTCGTTGGTCCGAACGCGTCGGGGAAGTCGAATCTGCTCGACGCGTTGCGGTTTCTACGACACCTCGTTCGCGTCGGCGGCGGGTTTCAGGATGCACTGGCGAGTCGCGGTGGCGTATCGAGACTTCGTTGCCTGGCGGCTCGCCGGCACCCGGATATCCGTATTCACGTGGGCATTCTCGGCGACGACGGCACCGAAGCGTGGACCTACGAGTTGGCCTTCGGACAGGACAATTTGCGACGGGGCAAGATCCAGCGGGAGCGCATTACACGGCATGGGACGGTGATTCTCGATCGCCCCGACAGCGATGATCAGGCCGATCCGGAGCGCCTGACGCAAACCCGCATCGAACAGGTGCAGGCCAATCAGGAGTTTCGTGAGATCGCCGCGTTCTTCGGTTCCATTCAATACCGGCATCTTGTGCCTCAACTGGTGCGCGAGCCGGACCGCTCCGTCGGACGGCGGGATGATCCGTTCGGCGGTGATTTCCTCGAGCAGATCGCAGCAACAAGTTCGAAAACGCGAGATTCCCGACTTCGCCGTATCGGACAGGCGCTACGCATCGCGGTTCCTCAACTCAAGGAACTCGAACTGACGCGCGACTCACGGGGTGTGCCACACCTCCGCGGCAAGTACGAACACTGGAGGCCGAAGGGCTCCTGGCAGTTCGAGGAGGATTTCTCAGATGGGACGCTCCGCCTGCTCGGGCTTCTGTGGTCGATTCTCGACAGAAGCGGCCCGCTGCTCTTGGAGGAACCTGAACTGTCCCTACACTCCGGCATCGTTCGACTGTTGCCACAGTTGTTCGCACGAGTGCAGAAACGCTCCGGTCGCCAAATCGTCATCAGCACACATTCACCTGAGCTGTTTCAGGACAGTGGCGTCGGACTCGATGAAGTGCTGCTGCTCACACCGAGCTCAGAAGGCACACAGGTTCGAAACGCGACGGAAGTTCGTGACATTGGTGAACTGCTAGCCGGTGGTGTTTCCCTGGCCGATGCCATCATGCCCCATACGAGGCCGCGTGGGGTCGAGCAACTGACTCTCTGGGATGGCTGA
- a CDS encoding zinc-binding dehydrogenase, with amino-acid sequence MPSMNAVVVSRQGKPVAPNVAYVTDFPAPEPGPGEALIRTEASALNHLDLWVGHGLPGLDLTYPRIGGSDGAGIVERVGPGVDQAWVGKRVLLNAAKPQVEKPLPGRTPAPPDIVMIGEHENGAHAQFFVAPVANLLDVGDADPAQAAAIGLTHLTAWRMLRTRAGLKPGMTVLITGIGGGVALAALNICRHFGCTTIVTSRHPWKLDKAKALGATHGVLDAGAPGGDWSREVRTLTGKRGVDICVDSIGKAVHLAGVKSLARGGVYVTCGCTTGADAITDLARVFWNQLSIVGSTMGDMQEFREVVAMFRAGSITPVIEHVFAPTEARRAYETLEKGEQFGKIVFRWS; translated from the coding sequence ATGCCCAGCATGAATGCCGTCGTCGTGTCGAGGCAGGGGAAGCCCGTGGCGCCCAACGTGGCGTACGTGACCGACTTTCCCGCGCCCGAGCCGGGGCCGGGCGAAGCCCTGATCCGCACCGAGGCCAGCGCGCTCAACCACCTGGACCTGTGGGTGGGCCACGGGTTGCCGGGGCTTGATCTCACGTACCCGCGCATCGGCGGGTCGGATGGCGCGGGCATCGTGGAGCGCGTGGGGCCGGGGGTGGACCAGGCGTGGGTCGGGAAGCGCGTGCTGCTCAACGCCGCCAAGCCGCAGGTCGAGAAGCCGCTTCCGGGGCGAACCCCCGCGCCGCCCGACATCGTGATGATCGGCGAGCACGAGAACGGGGCGCATGCGCAGTTCTTCGTCGCCCCCGTCGCCAATCTGCTCGACGTGGGCGACGCCGACCCGGCGCAGGCGGCGGCGATCGGGCTGACCCACCTGACCGCCTGGCGCATGCTGCGCACCCGCGCGGGGCTGAAGCCCGGCATGACCGTGCTCATCACCGGCATCGGGGGCGGGGTGGCGCTGGCGGCGCTCAACATCTGCCGCCATTTCGGCTGCACCACCATCGTCACCAGCCGCCACCCGTGGAAACTCGACAAGGCGAAGGCGCTGGGCGCGACGCACGGCGTCCTGGACGCTGGCGCCCCCGGCGGCGACTGGTCGCGCGAGGTGCGCACGCTCACCGGCAAGCGGGGCGTCGATATCTGCGTCGATTCCATCGGCAAGGCGGTGCACCTGGCGGGCGTGAAGTCGCTGGCGCGCGGCGGCGTCTACGTCACGTGCGGCTGCACCACCGGGGCGGATGCCATCACCGACCTGGCGCGGGTGTTCTGGAATCAACTCTCGATCGTCGGCTCCACGATGGGCGACATGCAGGAATTCCGCGAGGTCGTCGCGATGTTCCGCGCCGGGTCGATCACGCCCGTCATCGAGCACGTCTTCGCGCCCACCGAGGCGCGCCGGGCGTACGAAACCCTCGAAAAGGGCGAGCAGTTCGGCAAGATCGTCTTCCGCTGGTCGTAG